CTCGGCGCGGGCATCGCGGGCGTCCTCATCGCCACCGGCATCTACCCGGCCGTCGCCGTCCTCGGCATGGCCACCTCGTACAACCAGGTCTTCGGCGTGGCCGACCCGACCAGCACGCAGACGGTGTGGGCCGCCCAGTACGCGGGTGTCAGCCCGCAGCAGGTCATGGTCCGCACCCTGCCCTACGTGTGGCTGGTCGCCCTCGGCGGCATGTGCGTCACCGCCGCCCTGTACCTCTGACCCCTCCCTCTCCCCAGGAGTCGACATGCACGAGCCGCACCTCGACCGCCGTCTGTTCCTGAAGGGCACGGCCGTCACCGGCGCCGCCCTCGCGCTGGGCGCCACCGCCGTACCCGCCGCCTCCGCCGCGCCCGGCGGCTTCCCCGACTACACCCACGTCCGCACCCTGCTGACGCCGTCCCAGCTCGCCTACAACCCCACCGGCGAGATCATCTTCCCGACCGTCCGGGGTGTCTACGACCGGCTGCCCGCGAGCGGCCGGCTGGGCCGCTACTACCTGTACTACGCCCCGCACGACGCCCCCGGCGGCATCTGCCTGGCCTACGGCGACTCACTGGAGGGACCGTTCACGGAGTACCCGGACAACCCGATCGTCTCCAACAAGTGGTCGCCGCACTACTCCGTCAGCCACGTCTCCTCGCCGCACGTCATGTGGAACGCGGAAGAGCGGGAGATGTGGCTGTACTTCCACGGGGAGAACACCACCACCCGCCTCGCCCGCTCCAAGGACGGGGTGAACTTCACCTACGACAAGGTGGTGCTGACCACCTCGATGCTGCCGTCCGGCACCACGGAGACCTCGTACGCGCGGGTCTTCCGGCACGACCTGCCCTCGCGCGGCGCCCGCTACGTCATGGTGTTCATGCTGAACAACACGACCAACCACCGCGACATCGGCTGGGGCTGGTCCGCCGACGGCCGCACCTGGTCGTTCGCCCAGCAGCCCCT
The Streptomyces sp. NBC_01723 genome window above contains:
- a CDS encoding twin-arginine translocation signal domain-containing protein translates to MHEPHLDRRLFLKGTAVTGAALALGATAVPAASAAPGGFPDYTHVRTLLTPSQLAYNPTGEIIFPTVRGVYDRLPASGRLGRYYLYYAPHDAPGGICLAYGDSLEGPFTEYPDNPIVSNKWSPHYSVSHVSSPHVMWNAEEREMWLYFHGENTTTRLARSKDGVNFTYDKVVLTTSMLPSGTTETSYARVFRHDLPSRGARYVMVFMLNNTTNHRDIGWGWSADGRTWSFAQQPLVRHGDVGAVNVGGPHLLHRNNSTYVVYNKDKESGGDLMITEVGNDFSLRRHLGVFYDSRGSAPENGRAAAPSFGTDGGVPYMIYEAGERLAGSIAMARG